In the genome of Microbacterium paraoxydans, the window GCTTGCCGCGCTCGAGGTAGGCCCGGTTCACGTCCGTGATCTCGTACTCCCCGCGGGCGCTCGGCGCGAGGTTGCGGGCGATCTCGATGACATCGTTGTCGTAGAAGTACAGGCCGGGCACCGCGTAGTTGCTCTGCGGCGCGGTGGGCTTCTCCTCCAGGGAGACGGCCTGGCCGTCGGCGTCGAACGCCACGACCCCGTACGCCTCCGGCTCCGCCACCCAGTAGGCGAAGACCGCGCCGCCGTCGATGTCGGCGAAGCGCTTGAGCTGCGTGCCCAGGCCCGGCCCGTAGAGGAGGTTGTCCCCCAGGACGAGGGCGACGCTGTCGTCCCCGATGAAGTCCGCGCCGATCGTGAAAGCCTGTGCAAGGCCGTCCGGCGACTCCTGCTGAGCGAACGAGAGGGAGACGCCGAACTGCGAGCCGTCCCCGAGCAGCCGCTCGAAGTGCGCGGCGTCGTGTGGCGTCGTGATGACCAGGATCTCGCGGATCCCGGCAAGCATCAGCGTCGACAGCGGGTAGTACACCATCGGCTTGTCGTAGACCGGGATCAGCTGCTTCGAGACCCCCAGCGTGATGGGGTGCAGCCGCGTCCCCGAGCCGCCCGCCAGAATGATGCCCTTCATGTATCCCCCTCGTGAAACATCGATGCTCGTGGCGGCGTCACTGAGAGGACGGCCATCCCCTGCCGTCCGACGACCCCCACAGTCGTACGCTCGACTCTAGCGGAGAAGTCGCCCTTTACACCGCCCGGGCCGAGGGCCATAGTGGGCCTCGTGGTATCCGAGGACAGCCCGGCGCTGTCCGTCACCTGGGCGCATCGTGCCGAGCAGTCGGCCTCCGTCTGGGCGCGCGCACACGCCAGGGGAGAGGTTCCGAGCGTCTGGCCGTATGGGCTGGACGCTCTCCGCGACCATGCCGTGGTGGAGGTGGACGAACTCCCCGATCCCGGTCGGATCGCACGGCTCCGCGCACGCGCCGGCCTCGGCCCCCGACCCCGCGCGGGGCTCGCCATCGCCTGGGATGAGAACACCGCCTACCGCCTCCAGATCCTGCGGCCGCGGACGCGGTACGCCGCGGGGGTCATCTGGCTCACCGACATGGCGGCGGCCGGTGCCGCACCCGGTCGATTGGTGACGATGCTGCGGGCGGCCACGGCGCTCTGGGTGCTCAGCGAGGCGCAGGTGGTCCCGCTGCAGCGGCTCCTCGGGTCCGGCGGGCCGCGGGTCTTCGTCGTCCCGTTCGGGATCGACCACGAGTTCTTCTCCGCGCACCCGCCGACGGCCACCCCCCGGATCGTCAGCGCGGGCAACGACAGGGACCGGGATCCCGCGACGTTGTACGCCGCGCTCGCCCTGGTCCTCGCCGCGCGCCCGGGCGTCGACGTCGTCGTCCAGTCGCCCTCCGCGTTGCCGCCTCCGGAGGGCGTCCGGCTCGTGCGCCGACTGCCGCACACCGAACTCCGCGATCTCTACGCGACAGCGAGTGTCGTGGTGACCGCGACCCGCCCGAACCTGCACGCATCCGGGATGACGGTCGCCCTCGAAGCGCTCGCCACCGCGCGTCCCGTGGTCGTCTCGGACACCCCGGGCATGCGTGACTACGTCAGCACCCGCACCGGCGCCCTCGTCCCGCCGGGGGAGCCGGAGGCTCTGGCGGAGGCGCTGATCGGGATGCTCGACGATCCTGACCGCGCGGCCGCGCTCGGGCAGCAGGGACGGATCGAGGTCGAGCAGCGGTTCACGACGAGGACGATGGTCGACGCGCTCGTCCGGGGTCTCCGAGCCGACGTCTGAGGGGGCGGATCAGTCCCGTCCCCGGCGCTTGACGCGCACGGCGGCTCGGAAGGCGTCGCGGTGCGCGCGACCCGCATCGGCCCACTCGCGACGGGAGAGGCCGGGGGTCCCCGCGAGGGCGGACGCCGCCCGCCAGGACGAGACGAGCGTCTCGGCATCGAGGTCGTCCCCGTCGTACATGTGCACCCACTCGGCGCCCACCTCGCGGGCGAGGGCTTCGTTCGCCTGGTTCCGCGGCACCAGCACCGGGCGGCCCATCGACAGGGCGGCCAGGACGCTGCCCGAGTTGTGCATGAAGCGGTACGCGAGCACGATCAGCTCGGACGACGTCGCGAGCTCCACGAGCTCGGCGTCACTGAGGAAGTCGAGGTGCAGGTCGACTCCGGGGAGCGTGGCGGTGCGTGCGCGGAGGTCGTCGGCGAGCTCCGGCGTGGACGGACGCCCGCCGATGCGCAGGCTCAGCGCCGGCTCGATAGCGACGGCCTCGCCGTAGGCGTCGATGAACCCGTCGAGGCCCTTGTACCTTCGGATTCCGCCGAACGACCCCAGCCGTCCGTGCACGCGCTCCGCGGACGGGTAGACCGCGTACCAGTCGCGGTAGTGCCCGTGCAGGATGAGACTGTGCGGGGTCCCGGCCGGCAGCGGTGTGGTCTCGTTGATGACGATCCGGTAGTCGGTGTGCCGATCGATGAAGCGCAGCAGCCAGAGCCGCGGGGCGTTGTCGTCGGGGAGCTCCAGGTTGTGCACGGTCCGCACCACGGCTATCCGCCGCGACAACCGGTGCCGGAAGGCGAGCGCCGTCGTGAGCGCGAACTTCCCCGCGGACTTCCACCAGGTGGATCCGTGGAGCTTCGCCTCGGGCCAGTGCCAGTGGAAGGCGTCGTAGCGGCCGAAGAGCGCGGTCTTCCAGGAGAACCGGAGGTGTTCCAGGCCCTCCGTCGTCCCGAGAGCCTCGTCGAGCATCTTGTTGTACGGATTCGTCGTGGGGCGCGGCGCGCCCAGGGACTGCATCACGCGGATGCTCGACGCGGATTCGGTCATCGTGTTGTCCTCCGAGGGGCGACGGTACTCGTCGTAGCGGCGCCCGAAGGCGGCCGCGATGGTGCCGCGACCGCGATGGATCAGGCGGGTGCCGCGGGCGTGATGGGAGATGTTCGAGGTGACGGCGCCGAGGGCCCGGCGCGCCGCACCGACGACGATCCGGGCGATGCCGCCGAGGGCGGCGCGCACGCGGAGCGCCCCGCGGCGCATCCTCCCGTGCGCGAGCTTCACCGCGATGCGGGTGCCGGCGTTCGCCGAGCTGAACGCCCGCTGCGCTGCCCACGCTCGGGTGAGTCGGGCGGCGACGACGAGGTCTTCCGTCTCGGACTCGTTGCACCAGACGATGCGGCCGCCGCGATCGACGAGCTCGCGGGTGAAGAGCGTGTCCTCGCCGCCGCCGAGCCCGAGGGACGGGTCGAATCGCACACCGAAGCGGCGCACCGCGCGGAGATCGAGAAGGAGGTTTCCCGCGGCGGCGACCGGGAGCACGGTGCCGGTCGGACGCGGTGGACGACGGAACGTTCCCGAGGCGAGCAGCCACGGATCGACGTCGTCGTCGAACACGGAGATGACGCGGCCCATGACGGCATCGGCGTCGAAGGCCCGCCACGTCGTGATCAGCTCTGCGAGCCAGCCGGCGCGAGGAACCTCGTCGTCATCGATGAAGGCCAGCAGATCGCGGCCGGCGCACTCGTCGAGCAGCCGGTTCCGGGCCGCGACGATGCCCGGCGTCGGCTCGACGACGTAGCGGACAGGCAGGGCGGCGCTCGCGGCCACCTCGCGCGCGGAGCCCGCGGCGTCGTTGTCGACGACCAGCACCTCCACGTCCACGCCGAGGTCCGCACACTCCGCGATCCGGTCGGGGAGTGCGCGCAGCAGCGCCGCCAGCAGCTCCGGCCGTCGGTAGGTGGGCACGCCGATCGTCACGGCGATCGCGTCGCCCGTCCCCGGTCCCCTCTTCATCCGCCTCATCCCCATGGCAGTCGTGCGCCTGTGTCCCCGCGCCGGCTCATCGTACCGTGAACGGCGGGTGCGCCGAGCCGGCTCTGGCGTATAGTCGGTGTCCTGGGAGTCGACGCCGGTCGCGACTCTGGGGAATTCGACCGGCGACCCGAGCGGACCGTGTGGGCGGATCCGGGGGGAGGATCGCGTGTCAATCGTGCACGGACGGCTGGCCGTCGTCGTCGTGAACTACGCCTCGGCGCGGCTGCTCGAGCGCAACCTGGTGCTCGTGGAGCGCGAGGCCCGCGCCGTCGACGAGGAGACGCTGATCGTCGTCGTCGACAACTGGGCGGGTACCGCGGAGCGCGAGGCCGCCGTCGCCGCCGCACAGGCGCACGGATGGACTCTCATCACCCCTGAGACGAACAGCGGATTCGGCGGCGGCGTCAACATCGGGGTCGCCCGAGCGCTCGCCGACGGCGCGACCGACGTCCTCGTGATCAACCCGGACGCCCATATCGACCGAGCGTCGCTGGCGCGCCTGGCCGCGGTCACCGCGGCCTCGCGCACGACCCTCGCCTCGCCGGTGATCACCGACTCCGACGGACGCACCTGGTTCGCCGGCATCGACCTCCTGCTCGACGACGGCACGATGCGCGCGCGCCGCAAACGCCGGGCGGACGACGTGCGCCCCTATGAGCCGTGGCTGAGCGGCGCCTGCCTGTGGATCACCCGCGAGGTGTGGGCGCTCTCGGGAGGCTTCGACGACGAGTACTTCCTCTACTGGGAGGACGTCGACTTCTCCCGCCGCGTGGTCTCGGCCGGAGGCACCCTCGTCCTCGTCGAGGAGGCGACGGCCGTGCACGACGAGGGCGGCACGCAACGCGCCGAGCCCCAGCTCGCGAGGGCGAAGTCGGAGGGCTACTACTTCTACAACATCCGCAACCGGATGCTGTACGCGGTCCGGCACCTCGACGACGAGGCCGTGCATCGCTGGCGCCGGTCGATACCCCGTACCGCCCGCGAGGTGATCCTCCGCGGCGGCCGCCGACAGCTGCTGCACTCCGCCGCTCCGCTCCGCGCCTACGTCCGCGGGGTGCGCGAGGCCCGGCGGATCGCGCGACTCTCCGGCACGGACCCGAAGGGAACGACATGGTCGTAGACGCCTACCGACAGCTCGCACGGGCGCAGAAGGGGCACGCGCGTGGCGCACCGGCCTATTCGGTCTACGTGAACCGCCGGCTCGGACGCGTGCTCGCCGCGGTGGCGTTCCGGCTCGGCCTCACGCCGAACCAGGTGTCGATCATCAGCGCCGTCCATTCGTTCGCGGCGATCGGTCTCATCGCCTTCGCCCCGGTCACCGTGCCGTTGGGGCTGCTCATCGCGCTCCTCCTCGTCCTCGGCTACGCGTGGGACTCCGCGGACGGTCAGGTCGCCCGGCTCCGCGGCGGCGGGAGCCCGCAGGGCGAGTGGCTGGACCACTTCATCGACACGCTCAAGATCGCGTCCCTGCATCTGGCCGTGCTGATCGGCCTGTACCGGGTCCTCCCGGAGACGCCGTCGCTGCTGCTGATCCCCATCGTGTTCAGCATCGTCGCCACGACCACGTTCTCGGGCATGCTCCTGAACGACCTCCTCAAGGGCAAGCATTCCGTGGCGTCCACGCACGAGCGTGGCGGAGGCACCCTCCGACGCTCGCTCGTGCTGCTGCCGACCGACTTCGGGCTGGTCTGCCTCGTCTTCGTCCTCTGGGGCTGGACGCCGGTGTTCCTCGTCGCCTACAGCGCGCTCTGTGCCGCTGCGGTGCTGTTCCTCGTGCTCGCCGCGGTGAAGTGGTTCCGCGAGATCGGAAGGCTGGGTGACGCGGCATGACCGGCGGCTCGATCCTCATCGTGTGCGCGGCCAACGTCTGCCGCTCCCCCCTGGCCGAGCTGGCGCTGCGGCGCGGGCTGGGGGAGGGGTCCGCGCTCGTGGTGCGCAGCGCCGGCGTGCGCGCCCACGACGGCGACCCGATCTGCGCTGAGGTCGCCGCGCGGCACACCGACGAAGGCTGGCAGGCGCAATCGCGGGCGCATCGAGCCCAGGAGGTCACGACTGAGATGCTCGCCGAGGCGGACCTCGTGCTGACCGCCTCGCGCGATGTCCGGGGGGACCTGGTGCGGGCCGCGCCCGAGTACCGCGACCGGATGTTCACGCTGCGCGAGGCGGCGCACCTCGGGATCGGCTTCCCGTCCGGGGGGTCCGACGTGGTCGCCGACTACCTCGCGCACCTCGATCGGGCGCGGACACGCGCCGTGCCGCTCGGCGGCCCGCCGCGTCGCGGCGGTGCGCTCCGTCGTCTCCTCGACCGGCGCTCCGCCCAGGACCCGGCGTCCATCGCCGATCGGCACGGGAGTCGGGGACACACCGACACCATCACCGAGGTCGAGCAGGCCGTCGATGCGATCGCCGGGCAGCTCGGCGGGCACCGCCGACATTCCTCCTGAGCCGAGGGTTGTGGTTTTCCACGGTCCGCACTACCATTAGCCGACGCCGTGTTCTGCACGGCTGGGGGGAAACCGGAGCCGAGGGGGCTCTGGCTGGGGAATCTGGGTTCTGGGGAGCTGCAGTGTTCACTGTTTCAGCATGCCGTTCTGGGGACGGCTCATCTCGCGCACGACGTGCGCTGTTCATCGCGCCAGTCGTGGCGCTCGCGCTCGCCTTCGCCGGCTGCACGGCGGCACCGGATACCGCGGCGTCGCCGGAGCCCGAGGGCATCAGCACGACCGACTGGACGCCGCCGGCCGATCCCGAGGCCCAAGGGCCCACCGAGGCCCCCGCGTTGACCGAGGAGAGCGGCGCGCTGGACGCGGAGATCGCCCTGTCCACCGACATGGTCGTGACCGTCGACGACATCTCGACCACCGAGATCACCCCCGAGACGCCGGGCGAGTATGCCGGCTCCGCCGTGGTGGTGACCGTGAAGGTCGCGAACGAGTCGAAGCGGGCGCAGAGCATCGACTCCGCCGTCGTCAGCCTCGTCACCGACGACGGCGACGTGGGGGTGGCCACCACCGCGGGTCCGAACGAGCCGCTCCACGGGGAGCTGGCCGCCGGCGACGACGCCACGGGCACCTACGTCTTCATGCTCGACCCCACGAAGGGTCGCGCCGTGAAGATCAGTGTGAACTATGCCGCCGGTGAGCCGGTGGCGACCTTCGCGGGCGAGCTCTCCTGAGCTGTGGACGCGACGACTTCCGCCGCGTCTCGTACGTGACACTTTCGAAGAAGAAATCTGGGGCTGGGGAGCAACATGGGTAAGACATCCACTTCGAGGCGGGCGCTGAGCGCACTCGCGTCGGTCGTGACGGCGGCGCTGCTGATCACGGGCATGACCACGCTGGGGGCGACCGGGGCGGCAGCGGCCGATACACCGCCGACGCCACCGCCGCTTCTGCAGCGGAACGACGACGTGGTGACGTCGGACCCGATCCCGACCGTGCAGATAGACAACGGGTATGTGTGGGCGCAGACGACGATCGGCTCGACCGTCTACGCGGTGGGCAAGTTCGACAACGCCCGCGCACCGCTCGCCGCGCCGGGGACGAGCCTGACCGCCCGTTCCAACGTCCTCGCGTATGACATCAACACGGGTCAGCTGCTCTCCTTCGCACCGCAGGTGAACGGCGTGATCAAGGCCGT includes:
- a CDS encoding arsenate reductase/protein-tyrosine-phosphatase family protein, coding for MTGGSILIVCAANVCRSPLAELALRRGLGEGSALVVRSAGVRAHDGDPICAEVAARHTDEGWQAQSRAHRAQEVTTEMLAEADLVLTASRDVRGDLVRAAPEYRDRMFTLREAAHLGIGFPSGGSDVVADYLAHLDRARTRAVPLGGPPRRGGALRRLLDRRSAQDPASIADRHGSRGHTDTITEVEQAVDAIAGQLGGHRRHSS
- a CDS encoding glycosyltransferase family 4 protein; protein product: MVSEDSPALSVTWAHRAEQSASVWARAHARGEVPSVWPYGLDALRDHAVVEVDELPDPGRIARLRARAGLGPRPRAGLAIAWDENTAYRLQILRPRTRYAAGVIWLTDMAAAGAAPGRLVTMLRAATALWVLSEAQVVPLQRLLGSGGPRVFVVPFGIDHEFFSAHPPTATPRIVSAGNDRDRDPATLYAALALVLAARPGVDVVVQSPSALPPPEGVRLVRRLPHTELRDLYATASVVVTATRPNLHASGMTVALEALATARPVVVSDTPGMRDYVSTRTGALVPPGEPEALAEALIGMLDDPDRAAALGQQGRIEVEQRFTTRTMVDALVRGLRADV
- a CDS encoding glycosyltransferase, with translation MKRGPGTGDAIAVTIGVPTYRRPELLAALLRALPDRIAECADLGVDVEVLVVDNDAAGSAREVAASAALPVRYVVEPTPGIVAARNRLLDECAGRDLLAFIDDDEVPRAGWLAELITTWRAFDADAVMGRVISVFDDDVDPWLLASGTFRRPPRPTGTVLPVAAAGNLLLDLRAVRRFGVRFDPSLGLGGGEDTLFTRELVDRGGRIVWCNESETEDLVVAARLTRAWAAQRAFSSANAGTRIAVKLAHGRMRRGALRVRAALGGIARIVVGAARRALGAVTSNISHHARGTRLIHRGRGTIAAAFGRRYDEYRRPSEDNTMTESASSIRVMQSLGAPRPTTNPYNKMLDEALGTTEGLEHLRFSWKTALFGRYDAFHWHWPEAKLHGSTWWKSAGKFALTTALAFRHRLSRRIAVVRTVHNLELPDDNAPRLWLLRFIDRHTDYRIVINETTPLPAGTPHSLILHGHYRDWYAVYPSAERVHGRLGSFGGIRRYKGLDGFIDAYGEAVAIEPALSLRIGGRPSTPELADDLRARTATLPGVDLHLDFLSDAELVELATSSELIVLAYRFMHNSGSVLAALSMGRPVLVPRNQANEALAREVGAEWVHMYDGDDLDAETLVSSWRAASALAGTPGLSRREWADAGRAHRDAFRAAVRVKRRGRD
- a CDS encoding CDP-alcohol phosphatidyltransferase family protein, which translates into the protein MVVDAYRQLARAQKGHARGAPAYSVYVNRRLGRVLAAVAFRLGLTPNQVSIISAVHSFAAIGLIAFAPVTVPLGLLIALLLVLGYAWDSADGQVARLRGGGSPQGEWLDHFIDTLKIASLHLAVLIGLYRVLPETPSLLLIPIVFSIVATTTFSGMLLNDLLKGKHSVASTHERGGGTLRRSLVLLPTDFGLVCLVFVLWGWTPVFLVAYSALCAAAVLFLVLAAVKWFREIGRLGDAA
- the rfbA gene encoding glucose-1-phosphate thymidylyltransferase RfbA, with product MKGIILAGGSGTRLHPITLGVSKQLIPVYDKPMVYYPLSTLMLAGIREILVITTPHDAAHFERLLGDGSQFGVSLSFAQQESPDGLAQAFTIGADFIGDDSVALVLGDNLLYGPGLGTQLKRFADIDGGAVFAYWVAEPEAYGVVAFDADGQAVSLEEKPTAPQSNYAVPGLYFYDNDVIEIARNLAPSARGEYEITDVNRAYLERGKLQVEVLPRGTAWLDTGTFDQMTDAADYVRTMERRTGMKIGVPEEVAWRQGFLDDEALRTRADALVKSGYGTYLLGLLERGAR
- a CDS encoding glycosyltransferase family 2 protein, yielding MSIVHGRLAVVVVNYASARLLERNLVLVEREARAVDEETLIVVVDNWAGTAEREAAVAAAQAHGWTLITPETNSGFGGGVNIGVARALADGATDVLVINPDAHIDRASLARLAAVTAASRTTLASPVITDSDGRTWFAGIDLLLDDGTMRARRKRRADDVRPYEPWLSGACLWITREVWALSGGFDDEYFLYWEDVDFSRRVVSAGGTLVLVEEATAVHDEGGTQRAEPQLARAKSEGYYFYNIRNRMLYAVRHLDDEAVHRWRRSIPRTAREVILRGGRRQLLHSAAPLRAYVRGVREARRIARLSGTDPKGTTWS
- a CDS encoding DUF4352 domain-containing protein; protein product: MALALAFAGCTAAPDTAASPEPEGISTTDWTPPADPEAQGPTEAPALTEESGALDAEIALSTDMVVTVDDISTTEITPETPGEYAGSAVVVTVKVANESKRAQSIDSAVVSLVTDDGDVGVATTAGPNEPLHGELAAGDDATGTYVFMLDPTKGRAVKISVNYAAGEPVATFAGELS